From a single Streptomyces sp. NBC_01264 genomic region:
- a CDS encoding amino acid permease translates to MRDLPSAPPGTTDELLTAEPLSHSLKQRHLTMLGLGGVIGAGLFVGSGAGITIAGPAIICSYLLAGILAMLVMRALGEMSAAMPASGSFSVYAEKALGRWAGFTAGWLYWFLLVVVLAVEATAAAKIANGWLPSVDQWVWVLLFMVVFTVSNLAAVRNFGEFEFWFAALKVGAIVLFLILGTLAVFGLLPDTDPIGMANLTGQGGFFPNGASGVVAGMLAVVFAFGGLEVVTIAAAESDDPARSVSRAVRSAVWRILFFYVGSMLVIVTLLPWNSLTPGQSPYVAVLDSIGIAHAGQIMDVVIFVALLSALNANLYGSSRMVFSLAERGEAPKSLLKVSGGGVPRRAVFASVAFGFVSVVLNLLWPDTIFLYMLNAVGAVLLFVWALIAVSQLKLRRRIERDMPERLTLPMWLFPYATWAALIGMATVLVLMLFDDSARPQLLWSTGAAAAVLIVAWIRELRAAKA, encoded by the coding sequence ATGCGCGACCTGCCGTCCGCCCCTCCCGGCACCACGGACGAGCTCCTCACAGCGGAGCCCCTGAGCCACAGCCTCAAACAGCGCCACCTGACCATGCTGGGTCTCGGCGGCGTGATCGGCGCCGGGCTGTTCGTCGGCTCCGGCGCCGGCATCACCATCGCCGGGCCCGCGATCATCTGCTCGTACCTGCTCGCGGGCATCCTCGCGATGCTGGTGATGCGGGCCCTCGGCGAGATGTCGGCGGCGATGCCCGCCTCCGGCTCCTTCTCCGTCTACGCGGAGAAGGCGCTCGGCCGCTGGGCCGGCTTCACGGCAGGCTGGCTGTACTGGTTCCTGCTGGTCGTGGTGCTGGCCGTGGAGGCGACCGCCGCCGCGAAGATCGCGAACGGCTGGCTGCCCTCGGTGGACCAGTGGGTCTGGGTGCTCCTCTTCATGGTGGTCTTCACCGTGAGCAACCTGGCCGCCGTGCGGAACTTCGGCGAGTTCGAGTTCTGGTTCGCGGCCCTCAAGGTCGGCGCCATCGTGCTGTTCCTGATCCTGGGCACGCTGGCCGTCTTCGGCCTGCTCCCCGACACGGACCCGATCGGGATGGCCAACCTGACCGGCCAGGGCGGTTTCTTCCCGAACGGCGCGAGCGGCGTGGTCGCCGGCATGCTGGCCGTGGTCTTCGCCTTCGGCGGCCTGGAGGTCGTCACCATCGCGGCCGCCGAGTCCGACGACCCGGCCCGGTCCGTGTCCCGCGCGGTGCGCAGCGCCGTGTGGCGCATCCTCTTCTTCTACGTCGGCTCGATGCTGGTCATCGTGACCCTGCTGCCGTGGAACTCGCTGACGCCGGGCCAGAGCCCGTACGTGGCCGTCCTCGACTCGATCGGCATCGCGCACGCGGGCCAGATCATGGACGTCGTGATCTTCGTGGCCCTGCTGTCGGCGCTCAACGCCAACCTGTACGGGTCCTCGCGCATGGTGTTCTCGCTGGCGGAGCGGGGCGAGGCGCCGAAGTCCCTGCTGAAGGTGTCGGGCGGCGGGGTGCCGCGCCGGGCGGTCTTCGCCTCGGTGGCCTTCGGGTTCGTCTCGGTGGTGCTGAACCTGCTGTGGCCGGACACGATCTTCCTCTACATGCTCAACGCGGTGGGCGCCGTCCTGCTCTTCGTGTGGGCGCTGATCGCGGTCTCGCAGCTCAAGCTGCGCAGGAGGATCGAGCGGGACATGCCGGAGCGGCTGACGCTGCCGATGTGGCTGTTCCCGTACGCGACGTGGGCGGCGCTGATCGGGATGGCCACGGTGCTGGTCCTGATGCTGTTCGACGATTCGGCGCGGCCCCAGCTGCTGTGGTCCACGGGGGCCGCGGCCGCGGTGCTGATCGTGGCGTGGATCCGGGAGCTCCGGGCCGCGAAGGCCTGA
- a CDS encoding biotin transporter BioY, producing the protein MSTASVSFRPGAVLADLLPASRVRDIALVAGGAALTGLAAQISVHVDGLAAPITGQTFAALLVGTALGAGRGFLSLALYTLVGMAGVPWFAGGASGAGGATFGYVLGMLLASTLVGALARRGADRSVLRTAGAMVLGSAVVYAVGVPYLALSTGMSFGAAVAGGLTPFLIGDALKAALAMGLLPAAWKLLGRA; encoded by the coding sequence ATGAGCACTGCTTCCGTCTCCTTCCGGCCCGGCGCCGTCCTCGCCGACCTGCTGCCCGCGAGCCGCGTCCGCGACATCGCGCTCGTGGCCGGCGGAGCCGCGCTCACCGGCCTGGCCGCTCAGATCTCCGTGCACGTCGACGGCCTGGCCGCCCCGATCACCGGGCAGACCTTCGCCGCGCTGCTCGTGGGCACCGCGCTGGGCGCCGGCCGCGGCTTCCTCTCGCTGGCCCTCTACACCCTGGTCGGCATGGCCGGCGTGCCGTGGTTCGCGGGCGGCGCCTCCGGCGCGGGCGGCGCGACCTTCGGGTACGTCCTCGGCATGCTGCTGGCCTCCACCCTCGTCGGCGCCCTCGCGCGGCGCGGCGCCGACCGCTCGGTGCTGCGTACCGCGGGCGCGATGGTGCTGGGCTCGGCGGTCGTCTACGCCGTCGGCGTCCCCTACCTCGCGCTGTCCACCGGGATGTCCTTCGGCGCGGCCGTCGCGGGCGGGCTGACGCCCTTCCTGATCGGCGACGCGCTCAAGGCCGCGCTGGCGATGGGCCTGCTGCCGGCCGCCTGGAAGCTGCTCGGCCGCGCGTGA
- a CDS encoding amino acid permease has protein sequence MSSTTTLQKEGSPTGDPGEGQPSDGLKAGLKNRHLSMIAIGGVIGAGLFVGSGGGIAKTGPAILISYALVGAMVVFVMRMLGEMAAASPNSGSFSAYADRALGRWAGFSIGWLYWFFWVVVLAVEATAGAVILEGWVPAVPQWAWALIVMAVLTVTNLGSVASYGEFEFWFAGIKVVAIGGFVIIGLLAVFGVLPGSDNPGAGFAHLTDTGGFMPNGWGSVLTGVLMVVFSFMGSEIVTLAAGESEDPRRAVTKATNSVIWRIGVFYLGSIFIVLTLLPWNDKSIVDKGSYVAALDSIGIAHAGQIMNVIVLTAVLSCLNSGLYTASRMAFSLGERGDAPKAFAKVNKRGVPVAAILGSVVFGFVAVYFNYAFKDTVFSFLLNASGAIALFVWLVICLTQLRMRGILMREAPEKVTVKMWFFPYLTWATAAMITFVLGYMVYDKDNRETVLLSLLVAAVVIAIGVARQLRRKAALKASA, from the coding sequence ATGAGCTCCACGACGACCCTTCAGAAGGAAGGCTCCCCCACCGGCGATCCCGGTGAAGGCCAGCCCTCCGACGGCCTGAAGGCCGGTCTCAAGAACCGCCACCTGTCCATGATCGCCATCGGTGGTGTCATCGGCGCCGGACTCTTCGTCGGCTCCGGCGGCGGTATCGCCAAGACCGGCCCCGCCATCCTGATCTCCTACGCGCTGGTCGGCGCCATGGTCGTCTTCGTGATGCGGATGCTGGGCGAGATGGCCGCCGCCAGCCCGAACTCCGGCTCCTTCTCGGCGTACGCCGACCGGGCCCTGGGCCGCTGGGCCGGTTTCTCCATCGGCTGGCTGTACTGGTTCTTCTGGGTCGTCGTCCTGGCCGTGGAGGCCACCGCCGGCGCCGTCATCCTCGAAGGCTGGGTCCCGGCCGTCCCGCAGTGGGCCTGGGCGCTGATCGTGATGGCCGTGCTGACGGTCACCAACCTCGGCTCGGTCGCCTCGTACGGCGAGTTCGAGTTCTGGTTCGCCGGCATCAAGGTGGTCGCCATCGGCGGCTTCGTGATCATCGGCCTGCTGGCCGTCTTCGGCGTGCTGCCCGGCTCGGACAACCCCGGCGCCGGCTTCGCCCACCTCACCGACACGGGCGGCTTCATGCCGAACGGCTGGGGCTCGGTCCTCACCGGTGTGCTGATGGTCGTCTTCTCCTTCATGGGCAGCGAGATCGTCACCCTGGCCGCAGGCGAGTCCGAGGACCCGCGGCGCGCGGTCACCAAGGCCACCAACTCGGTGATCTGGCGCATCGGCGTCTTCTACCTGGGCTCGATCTTCATCGTGCTGACCCTGCTGCCGTGGAACGACAAGTCGATCGTCGACAAGGGCTCGTACGTCGCCGCCCTGGACTCGATCGGCATCGCGCACGCCGGCCAGATCATGAACGTGATCGTCCTGACGGCGGTGCTGTCCTGCCTGAACTCCGGCCTGTACACCGCTTCCCGCATGGCCTTCTCGCTGGGTGAGCGCGGCGATGCCCCGAAGGCCTTCGCCAAGGTCAACAAGAGGGGCGTGCCGGTGGCCGCGATCCTCGGGTCGGTCGTCTTCGGCTTCGTCGCCGTCTACTTCAACTACGCCTTCAAGGACACGGTCTTCAGCTTCCTGCTGAACGCCTCGGGTGCGATCGCGCTGTTCGTGTGGCTGGTGATCTGCCTGACCCAGCTGCGGATGCGCGGGATCCTCATGCGCGAGGCCCCGGAGAAGGTGACGGTGAAGATGTGGTTCTTCCCGTACCTGACCTGGGCCACCGCCGCGATGATCACCTTCGTCCTCGGCTACATGGTCTACGACAAGGACAACCGCGAGACCGTCCTGCTGTCGCTGCTGGTCGCGGCCGTGGTGATCGCGATCGGCGTGGCACGGCAGCTGCGCCGCAAGGCCGCCCTGAAGGCCTCCGCGTAA
- a CDS encoding ribose-5-phosphate isomerase has product MRVYLGSDHAGFELKNHLVDWLKNNGHEPVDCGPHIYDAVDDYPPFCLRAAEKTAADVGSLGIVIGGSGNGEQIAANKVKGIRAILAWSVQTAELGREHNNANVISVGGRMHTQDEVVSFIDAFLKTPYSDEERHTRRIDMLSAYEATGELPPIPAHHPQG; this is encoded by the coding sequence ATGCGCGTGTACCTCGGATCCGACCATGCCGGCTTTGAGCTCAAGAACCACCTGGTGGACTGGCTCAAGAACAACGGCCACGAGCCCGTCGACTGCGGGCCCCACATCTACGACGCGGTGGACGACTACCCGCCGTTCTGCCTCCGCGCCGCGGAGAAGACCGCCGCGGACGTCGGCTCCCTCGGCATCGTGATCGGCGGCTCCGGCAACGGCGAGCAGATCGCCGCGAACAAGGTCAAGGGCATCCGCGCCATCCTCGCGTGGAGCGTCCAGACCGCCGAGCTCGGCCGCGAGCACAACAACGCCAACGTCATCTCCGTCGGCGGCCGCATGCACACCCAGGACGAGGTCGTCAGCTTCATCGACGCGTTCCTGAAGACGCCGTACTCCGACGAGGAGCGCCACACCCGGCGGATCGACATGCTCTCCGCCTACGAGGCCACCGGCGAGCTCCCCCCGATCCCGGCGCACCACCCGCAGGGCTGA
- the pepN gene encoding aminopeptidase N — protein MPGENLSRDEARERAELLSVDGYEVVLDLRSAVDEAEPADGPRTFRSVTTVRFRAAAPGASSFADLVAPRVNGVTLNGRALDPAVVFDGARIALDGLASENVLVVDADCAYSRTGEGMHRFVDPEDGEVYLYTQYEPADARRVYANFEQPDLKAPYRFEVTAPEGWQVWSNGVEESREGRTRRFAETAPISTYITCVVAGPYHYVTDSYTHGDLTIPLGAICRKGLAKHFDADDVFRVTKQGFDFFHEIFDYPYPFGKYDQAFVPEYNLGAMENPGMVTFKEEYIFRGKVTQASYERRANTILHEMAHMWFGDLVTMKWWDDLWLKESFADFMGSFALVEATRFDQAWVTFANSRKAWAYRADQLPSTHPVTADIRDLEDAKLNFDGITYAKGAAVLKQLVAYVGRDAFLEGARRYFKANAYGNTTLGDLLSVLAEVSGRDMTEWSRAWLQTAGVNALTPVVTCDAGGRVTELAVVQDGAELRPHRIAVGLYRLDPDGALVRYARAEADVAGARTAVGELAGQEKPALVLVNDEDLTYCKIRFDEASLATLRSHLGSVTDPLSRALCWSALWNLTRDGLMPARDFVSLVVAHAGRETDVGVLQMVHAQALTAVTHYAAPDWREQGGKVLAACALQELRFAEPGSEHQLTWARFFAAGAATEGDFQLLLGLLEGSARIDGLEVDQELRWDFLLPLAAHGAIGEEVLAAELARDDTASGKRHQVRCLAARPSAAVKDQAWAAVVESDALSNALAEATIAGMQRSSQRELLAPYTGRYFDAIERIWAERSIQIGIHVVRGLYPSLQDSQETVDATDAWLDAHVDAAPALRRLVLESRDDLARALRAQACDVAAG, from the coding sequence GTGCCCGGAGAGAATCTGTCCCGTGACGAGGCCCGTGAACGGGCCGAGCTGCTGTCCGTCGACGGGTACGAGGTGGTCCTCGACTTGAGGTCCGCGGTGGACGAGGCCGAACCGGCCGACGGGCCCAGGACCTTCCGCTCGGTGACCACCGTCCGGTTCCGTGCCGCCGCTCCGGGGGCTTCGAGCTTCGCGGACCTCGTCGCGCCCCGGGTGAACGGCGTGACCCTGAACGGGCGCGCGCTGGACCCGGCCGTCGTCTTCGACGGCGCGCGGATCGCCCTGGACGGGCTGGCCTCCGAGAACGTGCTCGTGGTCGACGCCGACTGCGCGTACAGCCGCACCGGCGAGGGCATGCACCGCTTCGTGGACCCGGAGGACGGCGAGGTCTACCTCTACACCCAGTACGAGCCGGCCGACGCGCGGCGGGTGTACGCGAACTTCGAGCAGCCCGACCTCAAGGCCCCGTACCGCTTCGAGGTGACCGCGCCCGAGGGCTGGCAGGTCTGGAGCAACGGGGTCGAGGAGTCCCGCGAGGGGCGGACCCGGCGGTTCGCCGAGACCGCGCCGATCTCCACGTACATCACGTGCGTGGTGGCGGGGCCGTACCACTACGTCACGGACTCCTACACCCACGGGGACCTGACGATCCCGCTGGGCGCGATCTGCCGCAAGGGACTGGCCAAGCACTTCGACGCGGACGACGTGTTCCGCGTCACGAAGCAGGGCTTCGACTTCTTCCACGAGATCTTCGACTACCCGTACCCCTTCGGGAAGTACGACCAGGCCTTCGTGCCGGAGTACAACCTGGGCGCCATGGAGAACCCGGGGATGGTGACCTTCAAGGAGGAGTACATCTTCCGCGGGAAGGTCACGCAGGCCTCGTACGAGCGGCGCGCGAACACGATCCTGCACGAGATGGCGCACATGTGGTTCGGCGACCTGGTCACCATGAAGTGGTGGGACGACCTGTGGCTGAAGGAGTCCTTCGCCGACTTCATGGGCTCCTTCGCGCTGGTCGAGGCCACCCGCTTCGACCAGGCGTGGGTCACCTTCGCCAACAGCCGCAAGGCGTGGGCCTACCGCGCCGACCAGCTGCCGTCCACGCATCCGGTCACGGCCGACATCCGTGACCTGGAGGACGCGAAGCTGAACTTCGACGGCATCACCTACGCCAAGGGCGCGGCGGTGCTCAAGCAGCTCGTGGCGTACGTGGGGCGGGACGCCTTCCTGGAGGGCGCGCGCCGCTACTTCAAGGCGAACGCCTACGGGAACACCACCCTGGGCGACCTGCTGTCGGTGCTCGCCGAGGTGTCCGGGCGGGACATGACGGAGTGGTCGCGGGCCTGGCTGCAGACGGCCGGCGTGAACGCGCTGACCCCGGTGGTGACCTGCGACGCGGGCGGCCGGGTGACCGAGCTGGCGGTGGTCCAGGACGGCGCCGAGCTGCGCCCGCACCGAATCGCGGTGGGCCTGTACCGGCTGGACCCGGACGGCGCGCTGGTGCGCTACGCGCGGGCCGAAGCGGACGTCGCGGGGGCCCGGACGGCCGTCGGCGAGCTGGCCGGGCAGGAGAAGCCCGCGCTGGTGCTCGTCAACGACGAGGACCTGACGTACTGCAAGATCCGCTTCGACGAGGCCTCGCTGGCCACGCTGCGCTCGCACCTGGGCTCGGTGACGGACCCGCTGAGCCGCGCGCTGTGCTGGTCGGCGCTGTGGAACCTGACGCGCGACGGGCTGATGCCGGCGCGGGACTTCGTCTCGCTCGTGGTGGCCCACGCGGGCCGGGAGACGGACGTCGGCGTCCTGCAGATGGTGCACGCGCAGGCACTGACCGCGGTCACCCACTACGCGGCGCCCGACTGGCGGGAGCAGGGCGGCAAGGTGCTGGCCGCTTGCGCCCTGCAGGAACTGCGGTTCGCGGAGCCGGGGTCGGAGCACCAGCTCACCTGGGCCCGCTTCTTCGCGGCGGGCGCGGCGACCGAGGGCGACTTCCAGCTGCTGCTGGGGCTGCTGGAGGGATCGGCGCGGATCGACGGGCTGGAGGTGGACCAGGAGCTGCGCTGGGACTTCCTGCTGCCGCTGGCCGCGCACGGGGCGATCGGCGAGGAGGTCCTCGCGGCCGAACTCGCCCGGGACGACACCGCGTCGGGCAAGCGGCACCAGGTCCGGTGCCTGGCGGCGCGGCCGTCGGCGGCGGTCAAGGACCAGGCGTGGGCCGCGGTGGTGGAGTCGGACGCGCTGTCGAACGCGCTGGCCGAGGCGACGATCGCGGGGATGCAGCGGTCTTCGCAGCGGGAGCTGTTGGCGCCGTACACCGGTCGCTATTTCGACGCCATCGAGCGGATCTGGGCCGAGCGGTCGATCCAGATCGGCATCCATGTGGTGCGGGGGCTGTACCCGTCGCTGCAGGACTCGCAGGAGACGGTGGACGCGACGGACGCGTGGCTCGACGCCCATGTGGATGCGGCGCCTGCGCTGCGACGCCTGGTGCTGGAGTCGCGTGACGACCTGGCGCGGGCGCTGCGGGCTCAGGCTTGCGACGTGGCGGCGGGCTGA
- a CDS encoding SDR family NAD(P)-dependent oxidoreductase yields MDHGTRELAATGRGVLVTGASRGIGRAIATAFAEQGDRVAVHCTVRGPDAGRTLAELPGEGHVLVAGDLADPARVEALAAEAEKALGGIDVLVNNAAVMVAHPLPTTSYADWQAAWQHTAAVNLFGAANLAYCAARHMIDGGREGRIVNIGSRGAFRGEPDHPAYGATKAALHALGQSLAVSLAPHGIAVASVAPGFVATERVAGRLEGEEGERIRAQSPFGRVGAPQEIAAAVLHLASPAARWSSGAVLDVNGASYLRT; encoded by the coding sequence ATGGACCACGGCACAAGGGAATTGGCCGCGACGGGCCGGGGCGTGCTCGTCACCGGAGCCTCGCGGGGCATCGGACGGGCGATCGCCACGGCGTTCGCCGAGCAGGGCGACCGGGTCGCGGTGCACTGCACGGTCCGCGGGCCCGACGCCGGGCGGACCCTCGCGGAGCTGCCGGGCGAGGGGCACGTCCTCGTCGCCGGCGACCTCGCCGACCCGGCGCGCGTGGAAGCCCTCGCCGCCGAGGCGGAGAAGGCGCTCGGCGGGATCGACGTGCTCGTGAACAACGCCGCCGTGATGGTCGCGCATCCCCTGCCCACCACCTCGTACGCCGACTGGCAGGCCGCCTGGCAGCACACGGCCGCGGTCAACCTGTTCGGCGCCGCCAACCTGGCCTACTGCGCGGCCCGCCACATGATCGACGGCGGCCGCGAGGGACGCATCGTCAACATCGGCTCGCGCGGCGCCTTCCGGGGCGAGCCCGACCACCCCGCCTACGGCGCCACCAAGGCCGCGCTGCACGCGCTGGGCCAGTCCCTCGCCGTCTCCCTCGCCCCGCACGGCATCGCGGTGGCCTCCGTCGCACCCGGTTTCGTCGCCACCGAGCGGGTCGCCGGCCGACTGGAGGGGGAGGAGGGCGAGCGGATCCGGGCGCAGAGCCCCTTCGGCCGGGTGGGAGCCCCGCAGGAGATCGCCGCCGCCGTACTCCACCTGGCCTCGCCCGCGGCGCGCTGGAGCTCGGGCGCCGTCCTCGACGTCAACGGGGCCTCGTACTTGCGCACCTGA
- a CDS encoding amino acid permease — translation MSQSTLTPPEEQAPIRPGAEAGSPLGNGLKQRHLSMIALGGVIGAGLFVGSGAGIAAAGPSIVLAYAASGLLVMFVMRMLGEMSAANPSSGSFSVHAERAIGPWAGFTAGWMFWTLLCVGVAIEAIGAAHIMTGWFPGTPSWMWVLVFMAMFCGSNLAAVSNFGEFEFWFAALKIGAIGLFLGLGVLAVLGVLPGTGSPGTANLLHDGGFLPGGVDGLLVGLLASVVAYGGLETVTIAAAESDNPVRGVAKAVKTTMWRIAIVYVGSMLVIVTLLPWNDPTVTTDGPYAATLDHLGIPHAGQVMNVVILIALLSAMNANIYGSSRMAYSLVSRGQGPKALGKLSGRVPRRAVLASSGFGFVTVLLSYWYPDTLFAWLLNMVGGVILVVWGFIAVSQFVLRRRTEREAPEKLVVKMWGFPYLTWVALAGLLGVLVLMARGDATRIQLVFTGGLTVALAATGYLIQRRAAAREAA, via the coding sequence ATGAGCCAGAGCACCCTGACCCCGCCCGAGGAACAGGCCCCGATACGACCCGGAGCCGAAGCCGGATCGCCCCTCGGCAACGGACTCAAGCAGCGGCACCTTTCGATGATCGCCCTCGGCGGGGTCATCGGCGCGGGCCTCTTCGTCGGCTCCGGCGCCGGCATCGCGGCCGCCGGTCCCTCGATCGTGCTCGCGTACGCCGCTTCCGGGCTGCTCGTGATGTTCGTGATGCGGATGCTCGGCGAGATGTCCGCCGCGAACCCCTCCTCCGGCTCCTTCTCGGTGCACGCGGAGCGGGCCATCGGCCCGTGGGCCGGTTTCACGGCCGGCTGGATGTTCTGGACCCTGCTGTGCGTGGGCGTGGCCATCGAGGCCATCGGCGCGGCGCACATCATGACGGGCTGGTTCCCGGGCACCCCCTCGTGGATGTGGGTGCTGGTCTTCATGGCGATGTTCTGCGGCTCCAACCTGGCGGCCGTCTCCAACTTCGGTGAGTTCGAGTTCTGGTTCGCCGCCCTGAAGATCGGCGCGATCGGCCTCTTCCTGGGCCTGGGCGTGCTGGCCGTCCTGGGCGTGCTGCCCGGTACCGGCTCCCCCGGCACCGCCAACCTGCTCCACGACGGCGGCTTCCTGCCGGGCGGCGTGGACGGGCTGCTGGTCGGCCTGCTCGCCTCCGTGGTCGCGTACGGCGGGCTGGAGACCGTGACCATCGCGGCCGCCGAGTCCGACAACCCGGTCCGCGGCGTCGCCAAGGCCGTGAAGACCACCATGTGGCGGATCGCGATCGTCTACGTCGGCTCGATGCTGGTCATCGTCACCCTGCTGCCGTGGAACGACCCGACGGTCACCACCGACGGCCCGTACGCGGCCACCCTGGACCACCTGGGCATCCCGCACGCCGGCCAGGTCATGAACGTGGTCATCCTGATCGCCCTGCTGTCCGCGATGAACGCGAACATCTACGGCTCCTCCCGCATGGCCTACTCCCTGGTCTCCCGCGGCCAGGGCCCCAAGGCGCTGGGCAAGCTCTCCGGCCGGGTGCCGCGCCGGGCGGTGCTCGCCTCCTCCGGCTTCGGCTTCGTCACCGTGCTGCTGTCGTACTGGTACCCGGACACCCTGTTCGCCTGGCTGCTGAACATGGTCGGCGGCGTCATCCTCGTCGTCTGGGGCTTCATCGCCGTCTCGCAGTTCGTGCTGCGGCGCCGCACCGAGCGCGAGGCCCCCGAGAAGCTGGTCGTGAAGATGTGGGGCTTCCCCTATCTGACCTGGGTCGCGCTGGCCGGACTCCTCGGGGTCCTGGTCCTGATGGCCAGGGGCGACGCCACCCGCATCCAGCTCGTCTTCACCGGCGGCCTGACCGTGGCCCTGGCCGCCACCGGCTACCTCATCCAGCGCAGGGCGGCGGCGCGCGAAGCCGCGTAG
- a CDS encoding DsbA family protein, whose amino-acid sequence MADTQVREKTAVDFWFDPLCPWAWMTSRWMLEVEKVRDVEVRWHVMSLAVLNENKLDELPERYRELLGPKGWAPVRVVVAAQQKFGDEVTGKLYTALGTRFHNEGTGPTREAIAEALNEVGLPAELIHYADSDEYDEVLRDSHNDGINRVGQEVGTPVISVPGADGEEVAFFGPVVTPAPRGEAAARLWDGTLLVASTPGFYEIKRTRTQGPIFD is encoded by the coding sequence ATGGCTGACACCCAGGTGCGCGAGAAGACCGCAGTCGACTTCTGGTTCGACCCGCTCTGCCCCTGGGCCTGGATGACGTCCCGCTGGATGCTGGAGGTCGAGAAGGTCCGTGACGTGGAAGTCCGCTGGCACGTGATGAGCCTGGCGGTCCTGAACGAGAACAAGCTCGACGAACTGCCCGAGCGCTACCGCGAACTGCTCGGCCCCAAGGGCTGGGCCCCCGTGCGCGTGGTCGTCGCCGCCCAGCAGAAGTTCGGCGACGAGGTCACCGGCAAGCTCTACACCGCGCTGGGCACCCGCTTCCACAACGAGGGAACGGGCCCGACCCGCGAGGCGATCGCCGAGGCGCTGAACGAGGTCGGCCTGCCCGCCGAGCTGATCCACTACGCGGACTCCGACGAGTACGACGAGGTCCTGCGCGACTCCCACAACGACGGCATCAACCGCGTCGGCCAGGAGGTCGGCACCCCGGTCATCTCCGTGCCGGGCGCCGACGGCGAAGAGGTCGCCTTCTTCGGCCCGGTCGTCACCCCCGCCCCGCGCGGCGAGGCCGCGGCCCGCCTCTGGGACGGCACCCTGCTCGTCGCCTCCACCCCGGGCTTCTACGAGATCAAGCGCACCCGCACGCAGGGCCCGATCTTCGACTAG
- a CDS encoding Fpg/Nei family DNA glycosylase, translating into MPEGHTIHRLAQDHTERFAGRPVRVSSPQGRFAESAALLDGREMESAEAHGKHLFLELGDAWIHIHLGLFGKLGFGPAPAPPAAETVRLRLLNEDHYADLRGPTACALIGEGEKKAIHDRLGPDPLRPTDDPDRAWHRISRSRTTVAALLMDQKVVSGVGNVYRAEVLFRHGIDPYRAGKDLTRREWDAIWADLVLLMREGVRNNRIDTVRDEHLPEAMGRPPRVDDHGGEVYVYRRANMPCHICGGEIRTAGLAARNLFWCPGCQSR; encoded by the coding sequence GTGCCCGAGGGGCATACGATCCACCGCCTCGCCCAGGACCACACCGAGCGCTTCGCAGGCCGGCCGGTCCGGGTGAGCAGCCCGCAGGGCCGGTTCGCCGAGAGCGCGGCCCTGCTCGACGGCCGCGAGATGGAATCCGCCGAGGCGCACGGCAAGCACCTGTTCCTCGAGCTCGGCGACGCGTGGATCCACATCCACCTCGGCCTCTTCGGCAAGCTCGGCTTCGGCCCCGCCCCGGCCCCGCCCGCCGCGGAGACCGTCCGGCTCCGGCTGCTGAACGAGGACCACTACGCCGACCTGCGCGGCCCCACCGCGTGCGCGCTCATCGGCGAGGGCGAGAAGAAGGCGATACACGACCGGCTCGGCCCGGACCCGCTGCGGCCCACTGACGACCCCGACCGCGCCTGGCACCGGATCTCCCGCTCCCGCACCACCGTGGCCGCCCTGCTCATGGACCAGAAGGTCGTCTCGGGCGTCGGCAACGTCTACCGCGCCGAGGTGCTCTTCCGGCACGGCATCGACCCCTACCGCGCGGGCAAGGACCTGACCCGCCGCGAATGGGACGCGATCTGGGCGGACCTCGTCCTGCTCATGCGCGAGGGCGTGCGCAACAACCGCATCGACACCGTGCGCGACGAGCACCTGCCCGAGGCCATGGGCCGCCCGCCGAGGGTGGACGACCACGGCGGCGAGGTGTACGTGTACCGCAGGGCCAACATGCCCTGCCACATCTGCGGGGGCGAGATCCGCACCGCCGGTCTCGCCGCCCGCAACCTCTTCTGGTGCCCGGGGTGCCAGAGCCGCTAG
- a CDS encoding superoxide dismutase, which yields MAIYTLPELPYDYAALEPVINPQIIELHHDKHHAAYVTGANNTLEQLAEARDKENWGALNGLEKNLAFHLSGHILHSIYWHNMASPKTGEGGGEPTAAEGLGELADAITESFGSFAKFKKQLTFASSATQGSGWGVLAYEPVSGRLIVEQIYDHQGNVGVASTPVLVFDAWEHAFYLQYKNQKVDFIEAMWNVVNWQDVAKRYADAKANTPLLIPVKG from the coding sequence ATGGCCATTTACACGCTTCCTGAGCTTCCTTACGACTACGCGGCTCTCGAGCCGGTGATCAACCCGCAGATCATCGAACTGCACCACGACAAGCACCACGCCGCCTACGTCACGGGCGCCAACAACACGCTGGAGCAGCTGGCGGAGGCGCGCGACAAGGAGAACTGGGGCGCGCTGAACGGCCTGGAGAAGAACCTCGCGTTCCACCTCTCCGGCCACATCCTGCACAGCATCTACTGGCACAACATGGCCAGCCCGAAGACCGGCGAGGGCGGCGGCGAGCCCACCGCGGCCGAGGGTCTGGGCGAGCTGGCCGACGCGATCACCGAGTCCTTCGGCTCCTTCGCGAAGTTCAAGAAGCAGCTGACCTTCGCGTCCTCCGCGACCCAGGGCTCCGGCTGGGGCGTGCTCGCGTACGAGCCCGTCAGCGGCCGCCTGATCGTCGAGCAGATCTACGACCACCAGGGCAACGTCGGCGTGGCCAGCACCCCGGTCCTCGTGTTCGACGCCTGGGAGCACGCCTTCTACCTTCAGTACAAGAACCAGAAGGTGGACTTCATCGAGGCGATGTGGAACGTCGTCAACTGGCAGGACGTGGCCAAGCGCTACGCCGACGCCAAGGCGAACACCCCGCTGCTGATCCCCGTCAAGGGCTGA